GATGTTGGCGCGCCGGGCTTGGAAGTCACCCACGTTCGAAACCGATGAGACCTCCAGCCATTCCCCTACACCAGGTGCCCATACCTCAATATCATAGGTCATGCGTGCTCCAAAACCCAGGTCGCCGGTGCACAATTTTTTCACCCGGTAAGTCAGGCCCAGCTCAGCACACGTCTGTTCAGCGTCTGTGCGCATCTTCTCGTGCATCTGGTCCGACTCCTCCGGCTTGCAATAAATATACATCTCAACCTTGTCGAACTGGTGGCCGCGTTTAATGCCACGCACATCCCGCCCGGCGCTGATCTTCTCGCGCCTGAAGCAAGGGGTATAAGCCGTGTAATAGCGCGGCAGGCTGGCTTCTTCCAGTACATCATCCATATGTAGCCCAGTCAGGGGCACTTCAGCCGTGGGCACCATCCACAGGTCATCCTCCACGTCGTGGTACAGGTTGTCTTCGAACTTGGGCAGCTGGCCTGCGCTGAACATGGTATGTTCCTTGACCATGAAGGGCGTGTACTTCTCGGTGTACCCCTGCCGAATGTGCAGGTCGAGCATCCAGGCGATCAGGGCACGCTGCAGTCGTGCGCCTGCCCCGCTCAGCACATAGAAACGCGAGCCAGTGATCTTGACACCCTGCTCAAAATCCAGGATACCCAGGGTTGGTCCCAGGTCCCAGTGGGCTTTGGGCTCAAAATCGTATTCGGGGATCTCCCCGACCCCGCGTAGCACCACATTCTCGCTGTCGTCCTTTCCGTAGGGCGTACGCTCATCGGGGAGGTTGGGGATGCCCGCCAGGATAGCGCTCAGCTCATCCTCGATCGTCCGCAGGTTTTCGTCCAACTGGCTGATGCGCTCGCCCACCTGGCGCATCGCTTCAATTTTTACCTGGCGTTCGCCGGGGTCCTTGGCTTTGCCGATCTCTTTGGACACAGCATTGCGCTGGGCTTTGAGAGTTTCAGCCTCCTGGATAATTTGCCGGCGTTGCTGGTCCAGCTCCAGGATCTGGTCGACCGGTGTCGCTTCCATCTGGCGGTCTGCCAGGGCTTTGCGCACCACGTCGGGTTGTTCACGGATGATATTGATATCTAGCATCTTGCACCTCCAAATAACGAATAAATACGCCCCCTCGCCAGCAGGACGAGGGGGCGGTCGTGGTGCCACCTGCAATTCGCCAGTCCATTTTCCTTCCCTGGGGAGGAACCATGCTGGCCTCATCTCAGCGCTAACGGGCTGACCCGTCTCCCTTAGCCTTTACGGTCTCCAGGAGCAATTGGACCTGACCGGTCCGGCGGAGTGGATTTCACCCGATGCCTGCTGCCTCGCACTTACCGGCAGCTCTCTGGCGGGCTGGTGGGTTACTTGGCTCCGCGCTGGTCAATGTGTACTCGATTGGTGGGGATTATACTTGAGCCTGGAGCGCTGTCAAGAGAGGGGGTCGTGCCTAAATTAAGAGCGAAAAGTGTCCAGATACGAAGCCTGCCAGTCAGATCTTTCCTCATTTGCGTGATGGCTGTGGTTAGCGTCTTATTTTTAGGGTAAAACCTGCGTCGATATTTGTTCGCGTGCTTCAACCTCCACCTCATCCGGTTTCACCAGTGAGTAGTAAATATTCCTGCCGCGTTTCTCACCCTTGATCAGATTGGCTTCCTTGAGCACCCGCAGGTGATGCGATGTGGTGGATTGGGCAGCGTCCAGGAATTCCACCAGCTCATCCACGGTGAACTCACCTTTGGCTAGCAGCTTGACGATCCTGACGCGTGTCTCATCTGCCAGGCCGTTGAACATCTGCGCCACGTTGATCACCTGCTGGTCATCCATGGTTTCTTCGCTGGCCAGGCCGGTGATTGCCTTGCAGCAGATCTGACCGGGGGCAAAATCCTCCGGCCTGGCACGTACGATCTGCAGCACGTGCATTTTAGACGAGTCTGCTCCGGCTATGGTTTTTACAGGGTCTGCACAGCAACCGCTGTCCAACACCGTGCGTGTCAGGCTAAGCAAAAACTCCTGTTGCCCATCTGGCGGCAGCTGGGCGAACAGCTTTTCTACGAATGCCAGCCTTTCTTCAGGCTGTGTATTTTCCATCGCCTTATCGAGCAATTGGGAGATCAAAGTGGAAGCAAGATTATCCATGTTTTTTCCTTACCAATCGATACATCCAAAATAATCAATACAAGATGCATATATATTACCAGAACTCCCCTATATTGTCAATAATTTGGGTGATACATCGAAAAATATGACATCAACCACCTTGACTTAACGGGATATTTGAATATAATACTGCTTAAGCCTTGAATTAAAGTAGAGTAACAATCGAACCAATTTTCATAGTCCTAACCATCGATTTGTATTGCTAGTTTTCTAAAAATGCTTCACCCTTAGGAGAGAAGAAGATGTCAGAACCGACCGCCCCCAAAGAAACTGAAGATATCCGCACCGCTGTGCGCCAACATTATGGCCAGGCTGCGGCCAGTTTTCAACCCAAAACTCGCTCCAGCTGCTGTGGTCCGAATGAGCCAGCCGATCTGTCCGCCAACAAGCTCTATCCAATTTCCGAGCTCGAAACATTACCAGAGGAGGTCACCGGGCTCTCCATGGGCTGTGGTGACCCCATCACCCTGGCCTCTCTACAGCCGGGCCAGACCGTGCTCGATCTCGGCTCAGGTGGCGGCATTGACTGTTTCATGGCGGCTAAAAAGGTCGGTGAGACCGGTCACGTAATCGGAGTGGACATGACACCTGAGATGCTCGAGAAAGCCCGTGCGAACCAGGCCAAAATGGGCTTCTCGAACGTCGAATTTCGCCTGGGTGAGATTGAGCACTTGCCGGTGGCAGATAACAGCGTGGATGTGATCATCTCCAACTGTGTGGTCAACTTGTCGCCCGATAAGCCGCAGGTCTTCCGCGAGGCTTTCCGCGTTTTAAAACCCGCCGGCAAGTTTGCCGTCAGCGATATCGTCACCGATGGACCCCTGCCCAGGCAAGTCAAGGATAGCCTGGCTGCCTGGGCTGGTTGCGTGGCTGGAGCGCTGGATGTGCAGGAATACCTCTCCTGGCTGGGTGAAGCCGGCTTTACCAGCATCGAAGTTACCCCGGTCTACTTTGACCAACAAACCGTGGATGAATACGCGAAGCAGGTTAATGATGGGTCATGCTGTGGAGGTGGTGCACGCCTGGTGATCGGTGATGGTGAGCAGGCTCAGGTGATCGAGATAGCGGAGTTAACCGACCTTGGCGATAAGCCCCTCCGCGAGGCGATATTCAGCGCCAAGATCACTGCCTATAAACCTGCCTGATGCTTCTATTAAAAATGGTTGCCCAATAAAGTCAGGCAGCGCCCAACAACGCCATGTAGGGGCGCATGCCATGCGCCCCAAAACACATGTATCTTGAAAACTACGTGTCAGGGCACAGCGTCGCTGTGCCCTGACATTTTCTGGTTATAACTAACGGAATGCGCCGGATTGAACTCCCCGATTATTTGTTCCCCAGTGAATTGAATTTACCCAGCCCCGATGAGTTGGTATTGGTCTGCGGGTTGCCATAATATGACACACTCCCCGCACCGCTGATGTTGCCGGTCAGCTGGTCAGTTACCCACAGCGTGGCTCCGCCCAACCCGCTGATCGTGACATTGGCGGTCTGGACCTTCAAGTCAGGGGCATTGATACTGCCCGCTCCTGAGATATCGACCGAAGCCTGAGTTGCCTCACCAGAGATATCGATGTCTCCCGCCCCGCTGAGGGTGACATTGACCTTATCGGTGCTGAGTTGATTTTGCACGATCTTTCCCGCCCCGCTCATATTGATGCTCATGCTCGGCGTGGACAGGGTCTCGATCTGCACATCTCCGAAACCACTTACGGAAAGGGAGGTCAGCTCTTTGACCACGATCGTGAAGGTCAGCATGTTTTCCGTGCTCAAGGTGGGGACGGTGATGTTGTTGGTGGTCTTGATCATCAGTGTCCCATTGCTGACCGTGGTGCTGATCTCCGGCACCAGGTTATCGGGGCCGGAAATATTCAGCGATTCCTTGTCGCCCTGAATGATGTTGACCTTACCATATGTAGAAAACTCGATGGCAGTAAAACCACTCACATCGCGGTTCTCACTCATGTTTACATTCGAGGGGGTGATGATCTTGACACCTGCGTTGCTCAGCACGCTGCAACTGGTCAGCGACAGGCTTAACAGCAGCAATGCAGTCAGTACGATGCGGATTTTCATTTAGATCTCCTTTCTATTGTTTCTACTACTATTGATTCTGGATGACATTGGTTGTACTTTCTCGCGCGTATGGTGATAAGAACAAGATTATCGGCAAGCAGAGTGTCATACCTTTTGATCTTTATTTCCTGCTGTTCATCCGACTAGAGTCCCGCCAGTTTGTGCTTAAACCCCTCCAGCATGGTGATCGGCGTGGGGTCAATCTCGTATAGCATGGCCAGGTAATAAGCCATGTAATCGCCGAACAGCAGTGCTGTCCACTGTTGCGTCAGTGGGCTCTCTCCTTGGGCATCGATGAAATCTGTGTTTAGGCCTTCGAGCATGTACGCTTGCTTGGTCAGCTCAGTGCGTAGCAGGTTGTGTGGGTGATAGGATTGTGCCCGCAAGAACAATGCCATGCTGGTGGATAATAGGCTCTCAGGTTGGCTCAGCCCAGCCAGGGCGTTGTGGTCCGCCTCCGGCACTGCCTCAAACTGGGCCCAGGACTTGGCCAGCTCGTTGATCTGGGTCTTCCAGCGGCGGGCCACTGGTTCGAGCACGTCGGCTCCGAAGACCAGCACCAGGCGCCCCATTAGCTGGCCGGCTTCACGCTTGGCTGGGTTGCTCGCCACGGGGATGTCAGCCCGAACTTCGTTCTGTAGAATGCGCATAGCCGTGATTGTGGCTTTCAGTTCCACCACTGGATCTGAGATGAGACCCAGGCGGGCCAGCAATGCCAGCAGCAGGCCGAAGGAATAACCCACCGCGGCGCGTGGCTGGCCGGCGTGCTGAAAGATCCATGACGGGAGGTTCGCCTGCCTGGCTTTCTCATCAAGTTTACCCCCAGTGCATACTGCCAGGATACGGCAGCCCCGTTGCTGCGCCTGGTCGAACGCTTGCAGGGTTTCCTCGGTGTTGCCCGAGTGCGAGCTGGCGACGACCAGCGTCCCTGGGCCGTGCGCCCAGGCTGGCAGGTTGTAATTGCGCAGCAGGCTGACGGGCACCGGGCATATTGGTGCTGCGTAGGCAATCAGCAGGTCAGCCCCAATGGCCGAGCCGCCCATGCCGGCGATGAGCACGTTTTTTATCCCTTGCCAGGCGGGTAGCTCTGCTTGTAAACCCAGCTGGTAGGCTTCGTCAAGCTGGTCGGGCAGGTGATTAATTTCAACCAGGTAGTTCTGGCTGTCGATTTTCTTAAATAATGTGTGATTGTTCAGGTCCATGTTTACCTTTATTTTTTCCCCTTGGTTATAAATACTAATATTAATCCGTGATTTTACCCTGTTTTTTGAGCAGCAACCGATAAATTTCCCGCCGTGTCCAGCCTGAACTTGCAGCTAACCCAGCCGCTGCCTTAGAAGCGCTTTCTCCAGCCTCCAGGCATTTCTGCAGCTCGTTCTCCAGGCGTTCTGTGTTCCATTTCTCCTCGTTTACCTGGCATCCCATCAGCACCAGGGTGAATTCTCCTCGCGGAGGTCTCTCTGTGAAATGCTGGCGAGCTTCACTCAGGCTGCCGCGGAAAATCTCCTCATGCAGCTTGGTCAGCTCACGACCAACTGCCACCTGCCGATCACCCAATACGGCTTGCAAGGCTTCCAGCGCTTCCAACACCCGGTGAGGGGCTTCCAGGAAGATCAGGGTGTATGGCAGGCTGGTGATCTGCTTTAATAACCGCTCCCGTTCGCTGGCCTTGCGCGGCAGGTAGCCCAGGTAGAGGAATGCATCCGTGGGCAGCCCTGACGCCACCAAGGCCGCGATGGGTGCAGACGCTCCAGGGATAGGGCTCACCATGTGTCCGGCTTGGATGGCTGCCCGGACCAGCTCGTAACCCGGGTCGTTCAGGGCCGGTGTGCCCGCATCGGAGACCAGCGCCACATCTCCCTGTACCAGGGCTTCAAGCACCCCTTCCAAACGTACCAGCTTATTATGCTCGTGATAACTGATGCAGCGTGTGGCAATATCATAGTGCTGCAGCAGTTTGGCCGTGTGGCGGGTGTCTTCCGCGGCAATCAAGCTCACTTCAGCCAGAATGCGCAAGGCACGCTGGCTGATGTCTTCCAGGTTTCCGATCGGGGTTGCCACCAGGTAGAGCGTGCTCATGGTGCAGCCCAGGTAAGCAGGTCCAGGGTCAGGGTGAAGTCATTCGGGTCCACTGCCTGCAGCTGTATCCTGCCCAGGTGTTCCTGGCTGGTGGTATAGCATAGATAGGTGCCGATCGGCAGGCTCTCGACAGCTACTGGCGCCGGACTCATCACAGCCGACTGGCAGATGTTGAGTGAAGGCGCCTGACCGCCGTATATCCCGATCATTGCACCATTCGTCGGGCTCAGCCAGTGGAAGTTGTTCTCGTCCATCAGGTACAACACATCTTCATCCCCGCTATTCAGGGTGATGGTGTCCAGGTCAATTGCATCACCCGGCACAGGCCTCAACACACCGCTCACTTGCCCGGGTGGGGTAACCGTGGAGGTAGGTATTTGTGTGGGATTGGTCGTAGCTGATATGGTCGGCGTCGCTGTCGAGGTAGCCTGGCTTGCTGCCACGACAATCCGCACCCAGAATGCCTGGTTACCGCTCGGTCCAATCCCAAACAGCTCTCCAGAAGGGTTCATCAGCTTCCAATTGCCCTGGTAAGTTCCAGCCGATTGGGGAGCCACCATCTCCACAGAAATTTCCACACTCTGCGAAGGCAAAACGGACCCTTTCAGTGGGACACTCTCCGGGGCACCCATGCGGTCGCCATAGAAAAAGCTGGCTGAGTAGGCGTTCGTCCAGGTGCAGGTGCCGGTGTTCACCAGCTTCCATGTTTTAACAAAGCTTTGCCCGGCGGGGATCAGGCTGTCGTCTGGGATGGTGACGTCCAGAGGGTTGCCTGCCCCTACCTGATCGCATAGCTTATCGGGGACATTGGTCTGTGTGGCGGGTCCGGCTGTCGGGCTGAGCCTGGGCGTGGCGACCGCCATGGTAGCTGTCTTGGTCGGGGCAGCCGTTGAAGATGCTGTGGCGGCCGGCCTGACGGCTGCTGCTGTCTGGCTATTTTGGGTATTCACCAGTGCGGCAATGGTCTGGTTCACCTGGCTTTGGTTAGCCGTGGCGGTACTGACCGGTAGGTTGCTGGCAGACAGGCGTGCGATTACCTGCCAGAGCAAGAAGATGATCCCACCTGCCACAGCCAGCCAGACCAGGGCGGTCAGCAGCCCAAACCGAACGGGGAGGCGTTTTTCAGCGGCCATGGGAAAATCTTATTTCTCGATTCCGAGCTGGCTGGCGATGAGGCCGGCAATTTCGTGGGCGGCTGCAGGGCGGGCTGCCTGGCAGCAGGCTTCTGCGGCCAGTTCCAGCTGCCTGGGGTGGGCGATCCATGCCCGTAAGGCGCTGACAATATAGCTGGTCTTGGGTGCCCAAATCCCCACGCCTTCGGAGATCACATAATCGACATTGCCATCTTCTTGCCCGGGTAGGCGGCTGTAAAGGATCATCGGTAACCCGGCATTGAGTGCTTCAGTGATGGTGCTCGGGCCAGCTTTAGTCACCAGGATGTCAGCCGCACGCATGAAGTCTGGCATTTGGTGGACAAAACCATAGATCAAGGTCTTCATCGGCCAGGTCCGCGCTTCCAGTTGTTCCTTGAGCGCGGTATTACGCCCGGCAACGATTACCAGCGTGATCGGCAGGTTGGCTGCCGCAATCGCTTCCGCGGTCTTTTCTAGCGGGCCCATCCCCTCGCCCCCACCTACTAAAAGCACCAGCAGCTGGTTTTGCGGCCAGCCTAATTGCTGGCGTAGACTAATTTTATCCCCCACGGGCTGGCAGAAGCGCTCAGCCACGGGTAGCCCTACCACTTTTACCTGCCCCGGCTGCATGCCAGCCTGTATGGCGCGCTGGTAAGCTGCCTCCGTTGGCACCAGGCAAAGGTCAACGCCCGGGTGGTACCACAAGGTATGTCCGGTCACCAGGTCAGTGACTACGGTGATGAATGGTGGGCGCTGTTTACCAAGGGCGTGCAGGAAGGGTTCGTTTGCCAGCGGGTGCACGGAGACGATCATATCAGCCGCATTTTGGTTGATCACCTTGCGTAGTCGGCGTCGGATATATGGATAAGCACCCTCAACGATCATCTTTGAGCTATGGCTGCCATCGCTGATGCGGTAACCGATCGCCCAAACCTCGGGCACCCGCACCATGTAAGGGTACCACTTTGGGGCATAATTTAGAGGGCGTGGAGCCACGTCCAGGAAGATATCCACCATCTGGGTGGTCAGGCGATCATCATAATCGAGCTTCAAGGCTTCTATAATGGCTTCAGTTGAGCTGCGGTGACCACCACCTGTATCGGAGAATAAAAACAAGATATGCGGTCGTTTGGTTGGGATGTTAGCCATTGGGAGTGCCAGGGAGTTCGGGATGTGGGGTGATCGATTTCATTCTGCGGGCTAGCTGGCGCCGCGGAAGCAAAACCCGATGGCCGCAGGTCAGGCATTCAATGCCAATATCCGCCCCCAGCCGGACTACTTTCCATTCATAGCCACCGCAGGGGTGGGGCTTGCGCAGGCGCAGGACATCATCCAGCTGTAAATCGGGCAGCATGAGGGCATTATAACACGCAGCCGTCAGACCCCTGGATGGTATAATCTTCACCTGAGGAGTCATCCAGCCTTGCTGAATTTCTTGCCTTCCCCATCAGAGCTGATCACATACTTGATAATTCTACTCACCGCATTCCCCGTGCATGAATTTGCCCACGCCTGGTCTGCTGACCGGTTTGGCGATACCACTCCACGGGCAAATGGGCGTCTGACCCTGAACCCATTGGCGCACCTGGACCCCATCGGCACCTTGATGATGATCCTGGTTGGTTTCGGCTGGGCCAAGCCGGTGCCCGTCAACCCGTATGCCTTGCAAAAGCGTTCTTCGGCTGCGCCGATGCTGGTCTCCCTGGCCGGACCAATGTCGAATTTACTGATGGCCATCATCGCCAGCATACCATTTCGCGTGGGTCTGGTATCCACCCACGCTATCAAGCTGCCTACTGGTTTGTTGCCGAGCCTCCCCTGGTTTCTGACCACATTTATTTATATCAATCTATTGCTGATGCTGTTCAACCTGATCCCCTTGTTTCCTCTGGATGGTGAAAAGGTCTTGGAATACTTTTTGCCGCCGGCTGGCGTTCGGATTTTAGATACCATTCGCCCATATAGTCCGATCATCCTGATGGCGATCCTGTTCGTGCTACCCATGATCGGTATCAATCTCTTGGGGACGATCCTCATACCAGCATTAACTTCTCTCACCCGCCTATTGATAGGGGCATAGCCTTCGTGCGCATCATGTACCGCGTGGGCCAGTTCTGGCACACGATATTTACCAGAGCCGATCCTGAAAAATATAACCAGGCGCACAAGCTATTAACCCCTGTAGAATGGGAGCTATTTGATAAGCTGCAGCCTGCCGAAAAATCTCATGCTCTGACAATGGTTCACAAGCTGCTCAAGCAGGGGGAGACTCAGCCTGACCTGCTCATTGCAGCATTGCTGCACGACGTGGGCAAGCTGAGATATCGCCTAAACCCCCTTGAGCGTGCCATGATCGTCCTGGCGAAGACTTTTGTACCTGATAAGGTTAAGCGCTGGGGAAGCGAACCGCCTGGCGGTTGGGAAAGCCTCCCATCCTGGCGAAAGGCTTTTGTCCTGTCGGAGCAGCACGCTGCCTGGGGTGCCGAGCTGGCCCATAATGCAGGCGTGAGCCCGCTCAGCGAAACCCTGATCCGCCAGCATCACATGCGGCAGGGCAGCGAGAACCAAACCAAAGAAGATAACCTGCTGCATAAGCTTTGGCTGGTTGATAATGAGAGCTGATCGAGGTTTCCGATGACGATAAAGATAACCATCATTGGCACAGGGCTGGTCGGTGCATCGATCGGTCTGGCTTTGGCGAGCCGGCAGGAACAGTTCCTGCGTACCGGGCATGACAAAAACCCCCAGGCGGCCAATCGAGCGAAAAAGATGGGCGCCCTTGACAAGGTGGATTACAACCTGCCCAGCTCGATCGAAGACGCCGCCATTGTCATCCTGTCACTGCCGCAGGACCAGATCCGTGAGACCCTTCAGTTCATCGCCTCTGACCTCAAAGAAGATGCCGTGATCATGGACACCGCCCCGTTCAAGGGCAAAGTCAGCCAGTGGATGGCGGAGCTTCTACCACCCCAGCGCTACTATATTGGCCTTACCCCGGTGCTCAATCCCGCTTACCTGGAGACCTCCTTCACGGGGGTTGATTCGGCTCGCGCTGACCTTTTCAGAAACGGTATGATGGCGATCTATTTACCCCACGATCTGCCTGAAGAAGCGGTTAAATTAGCTACCGATTTTTGCCAGCTGCTGGGTGCAGAGCACATGTTCATCGATCCACTGGAGCTGGATAGTATGATGACCGCCATTCATCTCCTGCCTGAACTGGTTGCTGCTGCCTTGTTGAATTCCACTGTCGACCGGGCCGGCTGGCGGGACGCGCGCAAGCTTACCGGCCGGCCGTTTGCATTGACCACCGGTGCGCTGCCACCGGCTGGGCTGGCCAGCTCGTTATCCAGCCAGGCCATGGCGAACCGTGATAGCCTGCTGCGCAACCTGGATATCTTATTGGATAACCTGGCAGTGCTGCGGTCGCAGCTGGAAACCCAGGAAGGTGAGCAGTTTATTGCTTACTTAGAAAAAGCCCGCCTGGCGCGTGAGACGTGGCTGCAAGATAAAGCTGATGCCAACTGGGCTGCCAAGGAATTTGTCTCCCCCGTAGAAATGCCGACTTCAAAACAGACCTTCTCGCGCATGTTCACCTTTGGCGGCGGACGAAAACCCAAAAAACCGAAATAACTGGTGCTAGCCGGAGCTATGCGCAGCATTTGACTGCAAATTTTATAATCAGCGAGGTGCCTTATGACCGATAAACTGCAATGGATCCAGGATGAGCTTCAAAAACTAAAAGATGACGGTTTGTACAATCGCATCCGCACCCTCAGCTCGCCTCAAGGCGCCTGGTTGGTGGTGGATGGCAAACGCGTGCTGAATTTTTGTTCCAATAATTACCTTGGGCTGGCGAACGACCCGCGCATCGTCCAGGCTGCCCAGGAAGCGGTAAAGAAATACGGGGTCGGTCCGGCTGCCGTGCGCTCCATTGCCGGCACCATGGACCTGCACCTCGAGCTGGAACGCCGCCTGGCTGCATTCAAAGGCGTGCAGGCTGCCATCACCTTCCAGTCGGGCTTTACCGCCAACATGGGCACCATCCCGGCCCTGGTGGGCAAGGATGACGCGGTTTTTTCGGATGAGCTCAACCATGCCAGTATCATTGACGGTTGCCGGCTGAGTGGGGCCAAGATTATCCGCTATGCCCATTGCAATCCTGACGACTTGAACCGGGTGCTGAGCGAAGAGCGCTCCAATTATCCCAAAGCCATGGTCATCACCGATGGTGTCTTCAGCATGGATGGCGACATGGCCCCCCTGGATAAGATCTACGAGGTCGTGAAAAAATATGACGCCATCCTGATGGTGGATGACGCCCACGGCGAAGGCGTGGTTGGGAAAGGCGGGCGCGGCATCGTCGATCATTTTGGCCTGCATGGCAAAGTGGATGTGGAGATTGGCACCCTCTCCAAGGCCTTTGGCGTGGTTGGCGGTGTGTCGGCCGGCAATCCGGTGGTGGTGGAATGGCTGCGCCAGCGTGGGCGCCCATTCCTGTTCTCATCCGCCATGACCGTCCCCGATGTAGCCGCTTGTCTGGCTGCCCTGGATATCCTGGAGACCTCCACCGAGCTGGTGGATAAGCTGTGGGAAAACACCCGTTACTTCAAGGCTGAAATGCTTCGCCTGGGCTTCGACACGGGGCTGAGCACCACCCCCATCACCCCCATCATGTTAGGTGAAGCACCTTTAGCGCAGCAGTTCAGCCGTGAGCTGTTTGAGAATGGCCTGTTTGCCATGTCGATCGGCTTCCCCACCGTGCCTAAAGGCAAAGCCCGCATCCGCGTGATGATCTCCGCCGCTCATGCCCGTGAAGACCTTGACAAGGGGCTGGAAATCTTCGCCCTGGTCGGCCGCAAATTAGGCGTGATTCAATAATCGTAAAGGCGAAGCATCCAAAGATGCTTCGCCTCTGCACCTCGACGACAAATATCTACGCTAAATTATTCTTTGAATGGATCGTAAGTTGGGTTGGTGCCAGCCCAGATGCAGCTCGGACGCCCATCCAGGTTGCATGAAAATCCATGGCTACAGCGGTGGGCCAGGATGCGCCCCGGCTGGTCTGGCAGGTGCTCGGGTGGGAAAACCACCTGCGCCTGCAGCCCCACCTTCTGGTCGATATGCTGGCAGTACTGCACTTTTAAGGTTTCCCAGGTCTTTTCGGTCATGTCTTATCTCCGATCAGGGATTAGTATACCTTGAACTTTTAGTCCGGCAAAGAGTTTTATTAAATCATCCGTCTCGCTGATTCCCGCCGGCAGGTATTCTGGTCTCTAAATCACGCATACACTCGTGCCGGATTAGCTACCCTCCTTGCTCATCAATGGCACTTCAGTTTTGTTCAGCAACTCTCGCACCACATCCGCAGCAGTTTCTCCGGACAGGGCATTCTCTGGGCTCATCATCATACGATGAGCCAGGCAGGCTACCGCCACCGCCTTAACGTCATCTGGGATGACATAATCACGCCCTTGTAGGACGGCACGCGCCTGGGCTGAGTGGTACACTGCCAGGCTGCCGCGTGGGCTGGCACCCAGGCTGAGTGCGGGATGCTGACGGGTGCTGGTCACCAGGTTCAGGATGTAGCGGCGCACGCTTTCCACCACATGCACCTGGCGCACCCTATTCTGTAAACCAGACAGGCCAGCCACGTCAACGGTCTGCTGCAAGCTTTCGATCGGGTGGGCCAGCTGTTGCCTCTTTAGCATGTCGTCTTCACTGGAGAGATCAGGGTAGCCCAGGCTAATGCGGAACAGGAAGCGGTCCATCTGCGCTTCCGGCAGAGGGAAGGTGCCCTCGAACTCGATCGGATTCTGGGTTGCCAGCAAGAAGAATGGCTTCGCCAGCGGATATGTCACCCCGTCCACGGTAACCTGCCCTTCCCCCATGGCCTCCAGCAGGGCGCTTTGTGTGCGTGGTGTCGCCCGGTTGATCTCATCAGCCAGCAGGATGTTACTGAACACGGGTCCAGGCCTGAACTCAAACTCTCGGTTTTTCTGGTTAAAAATCGACACACCTGTAACATCGTTAGGCAGCAGGTCAGGGGTGCACTGCAGCCGTTTAAATTCCAACCCGGTGGTGATCGCCACGGCGCGCGCCAGCATGGTTTTCCCAGTTCCAGGAGCATCTTCGATCAGCACATGCCCTTCGCACAGCACTGCCATCACCACCAGCTCAATGGTTAACCGT
This window of the Anaerolineales bacterium genome carries:
- a CDS encoding serine--tRNA ligase, which produces MLDINIIREQPDVVRKALADRQMEATPVDQILELDQQRRQIIQEAETLKAQRNAVSKEIGKAKDPGERQVKIEAMRQVGERISQLDENLRTIEDELSAILAGIPNLPDERTPYGKDDSENVVLRGVGEIPEYDFEPKAHWDLGPTLGILDFEQGVKITGSRFYVLSGAGARLQRALIAWMLDLHIRQGYTEKYTPFMVKEHTMFSAGQLPKFEDNLYHDVEDDLWMVPTAEVPLTGLHMDDVLEEASLPRYYTAYTPCFRREKISAGRDVRGIKRGHQFDKVEMYIYCKPEESDQMHEKMRTDAEQTCAELGLTYRVKKLCTGDLGFGARMTYDIEVWAPGVGEWLEVSSVSNVGDFQARRANIKYRPTEGGKLRLVHTLNGSGLGMPRTLIAVLENYQQADGSVVVPPVLRPWMGGVDLIRPEAK
- a CDS encoding arsenite S-adenosylmethyltransferase, giving the protein MSEPTAPKETEDIRTAVRQHYGQAAASFQPKTRSSCCGPNEPADLSANKLYPISELETLPEEVTGLSMGCGDPITLASLQPGQTVLDLGSGGGIDCFMAAKKVGETGHVIGVDMTPEMLEKARANQAKMGFSNVEFRLGEIEHLPVADNSVDVIISNCVVNLSPDKPQVFREAFRVLKPAGKFAVSDIVTDGPLPRQVKDSLAAWAGCVAGALDVQEYLSWLGEAGFTSIEVTPVYFDQQTVDEYAKQVNDGSCCGGGARLVIGDGEQAQVIEIAELTDLGDKPLREAIFSAKITAYKPA
- a CDS encoding bifunctional phosphoglucose/phosphomannose isomerase (catalyzes the reversible isomerization of glucose 6-phosphate to fructose 6-phosphate) yields the protein MDLNNHTLFKKIDSQNYLVEINHLPDQLDEAYQLGLQAELPAWQGIKNVLIAGMGGSAIGADLLIAYAAPICPVPVSLLRNYNLPAWAHGPGTLVVASSHSGNTEETLQAFDQAQQRGCRILAVCTGGKLDEKARQANLPSWIFQHAGQPRAAVGYSFGLLLALLARLGLISDPVVELKATITAMRILQNEVRADIPVASNPAKREAGQLMGRLVLVFGADVLEPVARRWKTQINELAKSWAQFEAVPEADHNALAGLSQPESLLSTSMALFLRAQSYHPHNLLRTELTKQAYMLEGLNTDFIDAQGESPLTQQWTALLFGDYMAYYLAMLYEIDPTPITMLEGFKHKLAGL
- the rsmI gene encoding 16S rRNA (cytidine(1402)-2'-O)-methyltransferase, which produces MSTLYLVATPIGNLEDISQRALRILAEVSLIAAEDTRHTAKLLQHYDIATRCISYHEHNKLVRLEGVLEALVQGDVALVSDAGTPALNDPGYELVRAAIQAGHMVSPIPGASAPIAALVASGLPTDAFLYLGYLPRKASERERLLKQITSLPYTLIFLEAPHRVLEALEALQAVLGDRQVAVGRELTKLHEEIFRGSLSEARQHFTERPPRGEFTLVLMGCQVNEEKWNTERLENELQKCLEAGESASKAAAGLAASSGWTRREIYRLLLKKQGKITD
- a CDS encoding galactosyldiacylglycerol synthase, translated to MANIPTKRPHILFLFSDTGGGHRSSTEAIIEALKLDYDDRLTTQMVDIFLDVAPRPLNYAPKWYPYMVRVPEVWAIGYRISDGSHSSKMIVEGAYPYIRRRLRKVINQNAADMIVSVHPLANEPFLHALGKQRPPFITVVTDLVTGHTLWYHPGVDLCLVPTEAAYQRAIQAGMQPGQVKVVGLPVAERFCQPVGDKISLRQQLGWPQNQLLVLLVGGGEGMGPLEKTAEAIAAANLPITLVIVAGRNTALKEQLEARTWPMKTLIYGFVHQMPDFMRAADILVTKAGPSTITEALNAGLPMILYSRLPGQEDGNVDYVISEGVGIWAPKTSYIVSALRAWIAHPRQLELAAEACCQAARPAAAHEIAGLIASQLGIEK
- a CDS encoding DUF951 domain-containing protein, whose amino-acid sequence is MLPDLQLDDVLRLRKPHPCGGYEWKVVRLGADIGIECLTCGHRVLLPRRQLARRMKSITPHPELPGTPNG